One Dermacentor andersoni chromosome 6, qqDerAnde1_hic_scaffold, whole genome shotgun sequence genomic window carries:
- the LOC126522322 gene encoding thiol S-methyltransferase TMT1B-like, whose product MRPGRHSRHILRIRLQRWTHFVLNYALLAAVGVGGMFLLPALMASHRFSEVSFAFIYTLIQRFMKNDMAVVRRGVVSLLDDMVSHDVCLKARGAVRLLEVGAAYGPNLEFIGRSVEYWTLEPNGNFEAALQRNLKENPKVEMKRVIHGYGEDMGMLPDEHFDAVLITFVLCTAKDGSKLLSECKRVLAKDGCLLFAEHVGHKKGTFARFLQDIMTPYTKNLAGGCHLNRDTETLLRKAGFSKVTVHTIDLDIPVVLSRTIYGIAIV is encoded by the exons ATGAGACCAGGTCGCCATTCTCGCCACATACTTCGCATCAGGTTGCAGCGATGGACGCACTTCGTTCTTAACTACGCTTTGCTCGCTGCTGTTGGGGTTGGTGGGATGTTCTTGCTGCCAGCCCTCATGGCCAGTCACCGTTTTAGTGAAGTTTCCTTCGCTTTCATCTACACGTTGATCCAGCGTTTCATGAAGAACGACATGGCCGTGGTGCGACGTGGCGTCGTGTCTCTGCTGGACGATATGGTTTCTCATGATGTATGCTTGAAGGCACGCGGTGCGGTTCGTCTGTTGGAGGTGGGCGCGGCTTATGGACCCAATCTGGAATTCATTGGCCGCTCCGTCGAGTATTGGACGCTGGAGCCCAACGGAAACTTCGAAGCAGCTCTGCAGAGGAATCTCAAAGAAAACCCGAAA GTCGAGATGAAGCGCGTCATCCATGGATACGGCGAGGACATGGGAATGTTGCCTGATGAACACTTCGACGCTGTTCTCATCACCTTCGTCCTCTGCACGGCGAAAGATGGCTCGAAATTACTCAGCGAATGCAAGCGTGTCCTTGCAAAG gATGGCTGTCTTCTCTTCGCCGAGCACGTCGGTCACAAGAAGGGAACATTCGCTAGGTTTCTTCAAGACATCATGACTCCGTACACCAAGAATCTTGCTGGTGGCTGCCACCTGAATCGCGATACCGAGACTTTGCTTAGAAAAGCCGGATTCTCTAAAGTGACCGTCCATACCATTGACTTGGACATACCAGTGGTGCTCAGCCGCACCATCTATGGCATCGCAATAGTGTAA